From the Centropristis striata isolate RG_2023a ecotype Rhode Island chromosome 5, C.striata_1.0, whole genome shotgun sequence genome, the window CTCTacaaaaagtgcttgtttttgcaACTAACAAGCTCAAATTGTGAACAAGACATGGTTAGACATGTTGACCATCTTAATTTTCTGTGCACAGCTACATTTGCTAAATATAAAGTGCAGCTAAGGCTGATGGGATTGTctttagttttgcaggtattttagTCATAAAACAAATTTCTGAACAgattaaatatttgacctgatgatggcgcTAGATGAACAGAGAATCAGCGATGTCATAACAAATCATCCTGAGGGAGACATTAATGTCTGTATCAGGTATCATGACGATCCATTCAACAGCTCTTACCCCTCTGTCACTGGCACTGAGCTCCCCCTCGCCTCCCACCACTCCCCTCTCGTAGCTGTCGGCCCGCTCCACCTTCCACGACAAGTTTTCTATTTCTGCTTCCAGCTGGGCCTGCTGGTACTCaaactgcaaataaaacacagttcaTGCCatttataaagttacattattttataatgCATTCTCCGCTGTAATGGAGAATAATTATGTTCCTCACCAGTTTCTTGCGTGGGCCGGACTCCATGTAATAGGCATAAGGGTACGTATACTGAAGTGTGTAGCGACactggaaacaaaaagacaaaatgtggaaaatgttgAGATTGTGTCGGAgtgtgtcaaaatgaaaaaaaggaacCATCGACATTTATTAAGGTGATCTTAAACATTGTatgtaaaattgcatatcaTATTTTAAATCATTACTAATGCAAATTAAAGGACTAATGCAAATTAAAggtttttcaagaaaaacaaagtgttttttttccaaaacatttCACAAGATTACGATAAAAAAGGTGTCTTTGAAATAGTGCTGATGAATGACTAACACTGTTATGAGTGAGTTTCATGTCTCTATTGATGTGCTGATGCTGCATGCTCACTCTGAGTTAGCAGCTAAAAGTTAGCCATCAGGCTCACCGCTCTCTTTGTTTACACCCAATCTTAAATTTAATTCAAACACTTTTGTAAAATTTCTGTCAAACCTGCCAGGTAACTTACAGCAACATTGTAGTTCAATTGCATGCAcagttttaaatgaataataatgaaatattgtataCTTTTGTCTAACGTGTATCAGTCTTTGTGTGCATCGCCTATTCACATTTTTGCATTCATGCTCTCCCTCACATAAGTAACTTACTAGCTCTTAAACcagaacacacacgcacacgcgcacacacacacttcagtgtGCAGTTACCTTAGCCAGTAGCTTTGCAGCATTATGCAGGTACTGCCAGTCGATCCAGGTCCCCAGGTTGTTCATCACTCGCTCCTGGATCTTCTCCTGGATCCTCTGGTACGTCTGAGCCTCCAACTGCAGAGACTTGTTGTGATTCTCCCACTGATAGggcagagattaaaaaaaaaaaaggaataaaaatattgaaatatttaacaATTATCTCTCCTGTAGATCTAGCGCTATGCTGGACTaaacttttattaatgtttttgtcctGGCAAGTGCTTTGTACACagatgtttctaaaaaaaactttcatacAAGAGTTAAGGGCAAAATCTGTTGTGCATTAATCTCCCTCATatccaaaaaatgaaataatgtttCATCTGTTTCTAGTTTATGCAGAGCACACTTTAAACCACCCAGGCTCTACAGAGTTCTCAGCTAGTCTCTGCATGTTGGtaggaacaacaacaacaaaagagaacaaaaagatagaaaacattttgtttgtgtttccagaatgaaaaaataaacactgctgcaaactttttttccctttacttTTATTCAACAAGCATTTTTGCTCtgaaagaaatgtttatttttttcaaattcccTAGCCAAATAAAAAATGGGGATCTAAAACACTTACCCTCTCAAAGTAGAAGAGGTATTTTTTGAGGGCCTCTCTGGCCTGAGCCTGCTGGCTCTGGTTGACTATATCTGGGTTTTCTTTGTAGCGGCTGCACTCGTAGTATTCACTGCCGTGAGTCTTCCAGTCACCGAGACACATCCAGCAGAAGTCTTTTAGAAGATGCAAAAGACAGATTTATGGACTCCCCACTACACGTTACATGCATTACACAATATGTTCAGTATGTGACAAGTTTGTATCATAGAACAGTCTATAGCCAGTCTAAACTGGTAAACATTAACTGTGGTTGAGAACATACTTTCCATTTCTCAAGATGATTAACCAAAATCTTGTTAAACCacattttttatctaaatgACAAGATCGATCTAATGAAGTAATGGCTGTTGAATTGTGGGACACATTGGTgtcaacacaaaattaaaaaacggATGGAAAAATGGTTGCTGGCTACATTTCTGGGGTGTGTATCATGCCACTACATGGATGCAAAGGGCCTCCCACAATAGTGACGTAATGCTTAACTGGATCATACTGAAGGTGTGAAACCTTGACCCAAAACGACTCACCGTGTTTGCACTTGGAGCATTGCTGAAATAAACAAAGACATAGGAGGAAGTCAAATTAGTGAACCAGAAACCTGACAAAACAACCATgtaagtcacattttaaattaatctggGAAAACCAGcagctaaaaaagaaacagagctTGATttcacacaaattatttttcaatacaCAGCTCGGAAACCTTGTGAAAATAGATACACATGCCAGGTAAAATATCTGACCTGGAGTGATCTTAACAAGTGTCAAACGATTCAAattgacttcagctctcagaatctaaatatatttttagcatTTCCTGTTGTTTCTGGGAAAGGATGATTTATATCTCTGACTCACCATGTGATTGCACCCTCCGTTTTTCTCAATGCAGATATTGCACTTAGGACACTAAAGGAGAAATGcaaacacaaatatgctcaaagaAAGGTAATTGGTTACCAAACTGTAATACAGAAAATAagtaatgtgtatttttatgtggtttCAAACTGTCTGTGTTAAACCTGATTGTCTGTGTCCAGGTTTGCAGAACTACAGTATGTGTGaaagtatgtgtatgtatgtgtacacGTATAGATCCATCATACATCTTTAGTGTGTGCGCTGATGTAGTTAGCCGTCTCCGAGTCATCTGCACATTTGGTCAGCCATTTCCGAATTGTTGCGCAGTCTGTTGGTGCATGGTACATCTGACGGCATTTAAAACTGAGACGGAgaaaaagaggcacaaaatgcaACACTGAATAAAAttgttttgaaaaagaaaagactgTTTGGAGTACTACATGCAGATCACTCCCTTTTTTTGGAAataccacaaaataataatgttttaaaaaaaatttaagccAACTTTTGCATGTGACTGGGAAGTAAAATGCTATCACAAGTAAATGGGGTAAATGGCTAGagattatatatacatatatatacatatatatacatatatatatatatatatatatatatatatatatataaaaataggaaATCTACATGATTGAATCACAGTCAAATCGTTTCAGATTCCAAGAAGCACAGATGGAAGAAAAGTGGAAGAAACGGACATTACTCAGAACctaaaacagcaacaaagactATGGATATAACAACTGATTTAGTTAATGAAACTGAGAGAATTGATTGATTGCTTATAAAACCAACGCTGTGACAAAGCCATCAATCAATAGCACTGTAGTGTCAAATTGTTGGTGTTAAAGTCTCAGCAAGTAgttcttgtgtgtgtatgcgtccTACCAGAAGACTTCACTGCAGCGGCTACACTGCACCCTGCGCGCCCGGGGCTCCTGCACCTTAATGACAATGGGACAGTCTGCACCTGGACACAACTGCAACTGGAAGTGACTCTGTAAGACAAatagagagacagacggagCTTAAGTTATACATAATTGTCAAAAATGAACAGATGCACCATGATAATGGTCATAAAAGAAGGTGAGTAGATGGATAAAAAGTTCACATAGTGTTGTGGGATATCTtcaggaggggagggggggggagagagagagagagagagatcacacAAGGACtcactctgtttttctttccttctcacCCCCCTTTCCACATGCCTCTGATGTCTcatttactgtatatacagaCCATGACACAGCATCTGAGCAAACAGAttcagcacacacagacacacacacctcaacgtAGTCTCTGAAGAGGTAGCGTCTGTATTTGTCCTTTAGCTCCTCTCCTGGCAGCAGCGGCAGGACAAAGTCTTCTGGCATCTGCAGGGAACAGTCCTGAGCCATACACGAGATacctgaaaacacacaacttCATTACAAGAACAGTCTTGACAGGGTAAACAGTGATAGGCAATGTGTACACATACTGCCGTAAAAATTTTTTGCAActgctgattgttttttttcccattttaatCATagacttaaataaaataagattgaaTAGAATTTATAATGAGAAGATAAGAGAAGGAGGTGTATATACATTATATCCATGGCATACATTTAAAAGGCCGTGAACTTGTCTTTGCGTATGTTCATCTTTTGTTTCAGAACTTACAGTCAATTGCAATATTATGGTTGcctgaaaatgtcaaaatggtGGTCCACAAATCAATGACTGATGTCACGGTGGCTACGTCAACTTCATTTATACAGTGTGATTTTAACTTGGTCAGCGAAAGCTCCTCCAATTATCTTTGGTATAAATGGGCTGGTGGCTAGTGTTACAGTGACCCAGAAACTTGATCGGGGTCATCTTGCATCATAAATGTGTCCTTCATACAGCTGATAGAGAAACACTTATCAGGCTCAGAAGGACTCTGTTACAAGGACCGACTTTATCAGAAAGACTGTTAGAAAGTAGCACAGGGACACACAATGGGTCACTGCATACAAATGTGCTCACACATGCAAAAGCACTTGTGCTCCCACACACTCACAACTAAAGGACAGGGAGTTCTGTAAACTGTATGAACTTTaccacacacatactgtacgaAACTTAAAACTGATCCGTGTAAACACCCACACTTCCATCTGCTCTCCTGCTGACACAAGCACACTTTCTCTCtcgaatacacacacactaataatcATGGGTAGGAGGATGCCTGCCAGGTACATTTTAAACGAGAAGGGATTCATCAAAAACTCATATTACACCTCCCtcatcttaataataataataataataacaacattaataataataataataataataataaattagattttttttactgcctCTCACAAGACCAAGGAACACTTTACATAGTAGCATcacataacacaaacaaactgaaacagGTAACAGAGTTGATTGTCTTTGTTACGAATGACTCCAAAGTCACAAGTCACTCATTTCATTTTACACACCTGTACGCAAACATCCAGCTAGGATTTATAGTGTTTTctgtcataaaaaaacaaagattaagTGACAAAGCTTGCCTTGTAAAACCAAAATACCAGACTGCATACCCTGCTAGTCTGTCAGGAAAGCATAGGCTAAGATAAACTTCCAAAAGGACCAGAGGCTGAAACACACACCAGCGCATAAACAGAGACTTGGGAGCTTAAATCAAAAAGTGTGACTCATTCTTATACCGGCGTTGATGACCAcacccccacccacccccacccccacccacccacacccacacacacacacacacacacacacacacacacacacacacacacacacagagctcacCCACTCCCAGGCCATCTTTGACCAGGACAGTGCAGTGCTGCTCCCAGCATGCTTTGCAGAAGGAGTGCTGGCAGGGCAGTGCCAGCAGGGAGTCTCTCCGTACCACCTGTAGACACACACCACACTGGAGGGACTGAGGggcctgaaacacacaaagacacaaacacaaatcacGAACATGCTGTCAATCCCAACCTGCACTGAAGAGGTAGTCTGAGAGCAGTGGCCAGAGTGTTGTTGCTACGGATTAATCAACTTTCACAGTGAGAAGGATTTGTCATTTGCAGGACACACAACATTCAAAATTGGCTCCTCCTCCTTGGCTTACTGGTCACCAAGTTTAGCGATCTTCAGTATAGCTACCTCATAGGCATAGCATGTATGTTGAGATTCCAGAGCTTCCAACTACACCCATTTACAGTGTCAGCCAGGGCAGGGCAGAGCTATGGTGGATAAAAGGCCAAGCAGTGACAGCTGGAGGCAGAGGCAATGTAAGGGGCAGAGAAGTGCCCTGAGACAGCAAATTAAAGagtaaagagaaaatacaggcagagaGCAGGTAAAGTCTGCAGGTACAGACTCTGCCACACATTTTAAGTAGACTGATAGGGATCATTTCTGTATAAGTCTTAACTTTTTGAAggtgtttttaaaaggaaaatccTGCTTATTGTGCCTTTAAAGTTACTCTGCTGGGAATATGGCTACGTGTTGAATCACTGGCCACATGAAACAACTGACAACTTGATTCAGGTTCAAACTACTCATTTTGGTCACAgtcagagttgttctgatttcGATAACAGTATCGTaaattgctccgatactgcCAAAAATGCTGGCATCGGTATCGGTGAGTACTGGAATCCAGGCACTTATTCGATACcacatcatttattaaattagtaatctatttactggttTGCTCCGTTAAGCTCTGGCAAAGTTCTTCTTCACCGCTCTTAAAACAGTGGCGCTGTGCTGCAACCTGCAGCCTGCTGTTTTAGAGGGACGAGGAGGAATTGATTACGTAACACatacacaacagacacacacgtgtGTCAGAGTAGGTTGACGCGAGGCTTGGAGCTAAGCTAAGTAGCACGATCATGTCGGTGGTGTGGCAATATTTCACACTGGAATCTCCCACCAGCATGCgcgcagatggcactagggatGGGTGGATATGTCCCCCCCAGATTCATAGATTTATAACACACTGGTATCGGATTGGtactcggtatcggccgatacccacagcaagtatcggaatcggtatcgggagggaaaaaatggtatgGGAACATCTCTAGTAGTCACAgtgaaaaatgttgttgtaGTGTTCACACAAAGGTAGGATAAATGTCATATATGTAtgaataaagcatgtaaacagcGTGTGTGATCAAACGTGTGGCCTGTTACTCACAGTGACTGATCTGCAGGTGCTGCTGGGCTGGACCAGAGCATCAGACAACAGCAGAGAAGAATTGGACTTATATCTGTTGGGAACATGGACAGAAAGGAGACATGgatgagagacagaaaaatatttttaaaaaattatgtaaaaaggGGGACAAATGAGAGCTAAATCAAATAAGCTGATCAGGGGTgatgaaaaagaaagagggaaaagAATTCAAGTGAAAAAGGCCAGGCATACCTGTCCAGTATTTTTGAAACCTGCCAGTGAAGATGCACCAGGATCAGTTTTGCTACTGCTGGTAAAAcctgagacagaaagagacacattGCTGAAAAGTTGCTTCAGTGACACATGAGTGACTTGGCTGTTTTGAAAGTCGGCTTATCTGCGATGATACACAGCTCTTATATCCCCAGTTTGCCTCTTTTCACTGTAATGCATGATAAGCTGACTCGACTTCCTTCATGAGAAGGAAAAGCTGCTGTAAACGCTGACAACACAAGCTTTCCTTTTACTTATATTATGGCTATAGAACAAGTAACCCACCAACAATTACAACcaaaagaaaatacatcaaTTAGCTACTTGCGTAAACGTAAAGACTTGGTTTGCTTCTGCTTTATACTGTTGTAGATTCAATACGTTTTGCTGTATTGATCACTGGAAggacaaaataaatcatttggACCATGAAAAAATATAGACTAAAAGACACAGTGATCAATGAACAAATAGGTAGTTTTGTCTACAATAAGAATTGTATTCTATACATACTGGACATTGTTTCAGAACAGATGCACCACCTTCATTaacttatttgttttgattaattACCAGCCTAAAACACTGAAATATAGTTCAGGCACCATTTCCCTGCTGGTGTCTTGATGTATTCTCCAAGCTTTAAAAGTACTGAGTAGTGAATCTTGGATGAGGCAGTAGGAACTCCATGAAGAATATATCTCACGTTACATTACTATATCACCTAGCACTACAGGGGCCAGACATTGGCTCAAATAGTCAATAGTAAAATGACTGAGAAGTGCTCCCTCTTTCACCTACTGCCACAAAGAAACATGCACCTGCTCCTGTGGGAGCTACTCCCTTCTGCTAACAGAAGACTGTAGTTGTGTTGTGCAGCTCACAGGTGTGATTATGTATAATTATGCATTAGGTGTTGCTGCAAAACAGCATGCAGACTCAGTAAAGTTACCCTGGATAAGAAGAGTTTAGAACTATTCATAAGtcattttcacagcagacattttgacttatCACAGTAGGAAAACAGTGTTACTGATAACATTAATTATGGTTTTGCTCTAGAGAATTACAATGTGCCATATAGCACCCTGAAACCAAAGCAGCTAAATTGGAATTCAGTCAtcaaaaactttatttacatgTGCTTTCCCTACTGTGAAATTCAGAATGTCTTTTGTGAAAGGGGTCTATTATGAAGCATGAATGGCCATGTTCAACATAATATAACCTCATAATCGCCATGAGTCAGCCTCCATGCTTAagaatgcattaataataatgtgtgcACACAGAACAATGTAAACGTTCAGACTGAGATTACAATTCGCCTGTTGTGAGGGAATCTCAATGTAACTGTTTCAGGCAGATCCTTTTATAGAAACATAAACTCAACCAACAAAGTGCAGCCATGCACAAAATATTTTGATGAAGCTAATACATGGCAAagcatttttctgtgtttcgtGAGAGcagtattatttattaaacttCGCGTGTAGCTGCATCACATAATTTTGGAACAAATGCATTAGTTGGAGGATGGGTAGACAAGTaggtgtttgtctgtctgtctctatgtgccCTTCACATATCTCGAAAACAGTTCATCTAATCTACTTCACACTTAGCGGGTGTCTTGCTGGGAATGTAGTGATTTTCAGAGCCCCAGAAACTTTTCATTCTCTCTCAGACTGGGAATGTTCGTTTTGACAGTGGTATAAGAAGTACTCAAACTTTTTTATCTGaagtattataatttatttttaatagtcAACTATTAAGACTGCACAGTAAATGTCCTGCATTCAGCTGTTACTAGAGAGGTATAATTATACAATGTAGTTAAATTAACTTCACATCTGTTCTAGGCGGAGCTTTCATTTCCCAAGTCATAAAGGAACCATATTTAACGTGCTATATTTTGTGAttgaaatctgaatctgaaagtATTGTAGAATGTTTTACTTTGAAGATGTAGACCGTCATTAGTATATAGTTAAGATGAATATTTATTAAAGTGCTTCAGTGGCCTTTTGGAAGTTATTTTGCAGTACAATGACTTAGAGAAGCAACATGATTCAATATGTTTCATGTGTTAACATCATAATTATCTACAGCTGATTGGGGCTCTTTTGGAATGGGTCCCAACGCAGTTACCTGCCTTGCTTGATGGTAAAGTCTGCACCTGGTGATTTTCCGATGAACAAGTGTTTTTCTCCAGTGTTTCTGACTGCGAGTAGCTGTGACTTGGGTGTGTTATTCAACTATGTCATGGCAGGTGTAATACACAGTACCCAAGGAAGTGTGCAATCCTCTTATGAGACAAGCAGAAAAATATGTCAATGAGACAGCTAAAAGATATGTTCTTTTTAACACAGTATCCCGTATCATTGACAGTTgaaacagttttgctgtaacCAATCGGAGTACTAAAGTCTGTCCGTTCCACTCTTTGCACCATTTCCTTAACTAAAAAATTACATCAGCATGGTTGTTATTACCGTATTGCACAATACACAGCCTTTTGCTTTGATCTGCTTTACTCACAGTCAAGTGTGAAGGATAAAGTCTGAAAGCAAGGTCTGTCTGAAAGATTATGAATGTGAAAGTGGCTTTTCCCAAACTGACATACTTTATCAGCACCTTGTTCTTGTCAAGTGATAATTTCAGATGCTTCTTTAGCAAATACTTTGAAAATACATACATTACTTTAATTATCAAGATTATGACACTGAAGCATCACACAATCCTGCTTAAGAGACGAGCTTACCTTCAGTGCAGTAGCCACAGTGTTGACCTCCTCTATCAACACCCTCTGACTCTCTTTGTAGGTCAGACAGGTGAACAAGTACTCCTCTGGGTCAAAGGAGTCAGCGCCCTGTTGCTCCACGTCGCTGGCCACGCCCTCATAGTAGCCTGCAATGTCGCCCtgatcctcctcttctcccccatcgtcctcatcttcctcttcttcagAGTTCACCCCGAAGTCTTCCTCGTTGCTGTCCGACGCCTGGCTGTTCATGTCCACAGACATCCAGTCGATTGAATCAACCACCCGGACAGGTAGACGGCCCGCCTACCTGTCGGATCCAAGTGGTCCAATTGGCTGAAATGGCTCGTTTGAAGCTCCACCTCCGTTTCTCCCCAGCGCCCCTTTCCACCTGCTTGTGTCACTGGTCAGAGACACGCTGCCTTCCTGTCTGCCTGAGGCGCGTAGAGAGCGCGCTCAGCAGCAGcggaagaagcagaagaagtcACACTCCCCGTCACTCATTTGGAAAGCTGGTTACAGGCCGATCTGTGCAGTAGAAAAgactgaagaggaggagaagagaaaattaataaataagtgaaaatgaaatagagaaagagaaagcagTGGAGTAATACAGGAAACAGTGGGAGTCAAGagtggggggaaaaagagaggcaaaaaacacacaagatgaAAGTTGTAGATTATTACTGGTGATTATTCTTGAATACCCCTGCCAAAGGGTTATtgcttttaacctgtattcTGTTTGTTAATTTATCTGTCAGCCCAATTTTCATAAACCTGGATGGAAGGATGTAGCATGGGTCGGGGTACATTTGGGAGCCAATCTGAATAATACGGCTTATacacaaagcatttttttaaatttcactaATATTGTGAGATTTCAGAATAATCAGAAACATTATATCTGAATAGGACAATTCACATGAACACCCCCTCAAGTTGGAACTACTCAAATTCTGTT encodes:
- the arih2 gene encoding E3 ubiquitin-protein ligase ARIH2, producing the protein MSVDMNSQASDSNEEDFGVNSEEEEDEDDGGEEEDQGDIAGYYEGVASDVEQQGADSFDPEEYLFTCLTYKESQRVLIEEVNTVATALKVLPAVAKLILVHLHWQVSKILDRYKSNSSLLLSDALVQPSSTCRSVTAPQSLQCGVCLQVVRRDSLLALPCQHSFCKACWEQHCTVLVKDGLGVGISCMAQDCSLQMPEDFVLPLLPGEELKDKYRRYLFRDYVESHFQLQLCPGADCPIVIKVQEPRARRVQCSRCSEVFCFKCRQMYHAPTDCATIRKWLTKCADDSETANYISAHTKDCPKCNICIEKNGGCNHMQCSKCKHDFCWMCLGDWKTHGSEYYECSRYKENPDIVNQSQQAQAREALKKYLFYFERWENHNKSLQLEAQTYQRIQEKIQERVMNNLGTWIDWQYLHNAAKLLAKCRYTLQYTYPYAYYMESGPRKKLFEYQQAQLEAEIENLSWKVERADSYERGVVGGEGELSASDRGDLENQMHIAEQRRRTLLKDFHDT